One Arthrobacter sp. StoSoilB20 DNA segment encodes these proteins:
- a CDS encoding NUDIX domain-containing protein has product MTTTDLIVVSAVCVYNAEGHLLTVRKRGTDKFMHPGGKPEQGETAAEAASRELQEEVGIEVSPGQLELLGVWLAVAANEAATTIEATVFTAPGTWEAHPSAEIAEIRWLDLNGPLPEDLAPLLTDHIIPLLK; this is encoded by the coding sequence GTGACCACTACGGACCTCATCGTTGTCAGCGCCGTGTGCGTGTACAACGCCGAAGGGCACCTGCTGACCGTCCGCAAACGCGGAACGGATAAGTTCATGCATCCCGGCGGCAAGCCCGAACAGGGCGAGACCGCGGCGGAAGCGGCCTCACGGGAACTGCAGGAAGAAGTAGGCATCGAGGTCAGCCCCGGGCAGCTGGAGTTGCTGGGCGTCTGGCTCGCCGTGGCTGCCAATGAAGCGGCCACCACCATTGAAGCCACCGTTTTCACCGCCCCCGGCACCTGGGAGGCGCACCCCTCGGCGGAGATCGCAGAGATCCGCTGGCTGGACCTCAACGGCCCGTTGCCCGAGGATCTGGCGCCCCTGCTGACGGACCACATCATCCCGCTGCTGAAGTAG
- a CDS encoding DUF6314 family protein, with product MNHQQPAQDLQAYLAGSWSVERTLRDRTSGTNGTFTGVVRYSLNPDGGLGYREDGTMQWPTHSGPAFREYVLKPGATADSMDVFFPDGGPFHTMSFSERGNQDKHWCDPDDYHVSYVYQGPDSFSFTWDVHGPAKDLLLESHLVRIDAGRQK from the coding sequence TTGAATCACCAGCAACCCGCCCAGGACTTGCAGGCCTACCTGGCCGGCAGCTGGAGTGTGGAGCGGACACTCCGGGACCGTACCTCCGGCACCAACGGAACCTTCACCGGCGTCGTGCGTTATTCCCTGAATCCCGACGGCGGCCTGGGCTACCGCGAAGACGGAACCATGCAATGGCCCACCCATTCAGGGCCGGCTTTCCGTGAGTATGTCCTCAAACCGGGCGCCACCGCGGACTCGATGGACGTTTTCTTCCCCGATGGCGGGCCGTTCCACACCATGAGCTTCTCCGAACGGGGCAACCAGGACAAGCACTGGTGCGACCCCGACGATTACCACGTCAGCTATGTGTACCAGGGTCCGGATTCGTTCAGCTTCACCTGGGACGTGCACGGCCCGGCAAAGGATCTCCTGCTCGAGTCGCACTTGGTCAGGATCGACGCCGGGAGGCAAAAGTGA
- a CDS encoding membrane protein gives MTGPSSAPAQAGSFFPDVRNIRANIGGWAQLSVVQYFVAEAAVIQAWAGPEPYSRATGYISDLGAVSCGVYAERAVCSPLHVLMNASFVVQGLALVLGALFLTAGLLCVAAQPGVAARRFRSVGGGTFGSGGSVGSEPARVLTVPWILAVAIRILTGVAGVGTVIVGLVPEDLDSPWHFAGALMFFIGGGFALLLLGILWFQQTPMSWFLGVCGLVSIGALILGGITGMEVPLPGLLERFMGYPVTIGLAAAGLVIAQRVQTERKAHMARQRVGSR, from the coding sequence ATGACTGGGCCCTCCTCTGCACCGGCGCAGGCCGGATCGTTCTTTCCCGATGTCCGCAACATCAGGGCCAACATCGGCGGCTGGGCGCAGCTGAGCGTTGTCCAGTACTTCGTGGCCGAGGCGGCCGTCATACAAGCGTGGGCCGGACCCGAGCCCTACAGCCGGGCCACCGGATACATCAGCGACCTCGGAGCGGTCTCGTGCGGCGTGTATGCAGAACGGGCAGTCTGCTCGCCATTGCACGTGCTCATGAATGCCTCGTTCGTGGTCCAGGGATTGGCGCTGGTCCTGGGTGCGCTGTTCCTGACCGCAGGGCTCCTTTGCGTTGCGGCACAACCCGGCGTTGCTGCCCGCCGTTTCCGGTCTGTTGGAGGTGGCACGTTTGGTTCCGGTGGTTCTGTTGGCAGTGAGCCGGCCAGGGTGCTGACGGTCCCGTGGATCCTGGCGGTGGCCATTCGAATCCTCACTGGTGTGGCCGGCGTCGGGACGGTCATTGTTGGCCTGGTTCCCGAAGACCTCGACTCGCCATGGCATTTTGCCGGCGCCCTGATGTTCTTCATCGGCGGCGGATTCGCACTGCTGTTGCTGGGCATCCTGTGGTTCCAGCAGACACCCATGAGCTGGTTCCTGGGCGTGTGCGGCCTGGTAAGCATCGGCGCGCTCATCCTCGGCGGAATCACTGGGATGGAGGTGCCCTTGCCCGGCCTTCTGGAACGCTTCATGGGCTACCCGGTAACGATCGGGTTGGCTGCGGCCGGTTTGGTAATCGCCCAGCGTGTCCAGACGGAACGGAAAGCCCACATGGCCAGGCAACGGGTGGGTTCGCGCTGA
- a CDS encoding inositol monophosphatase family protein: MTTGRHTATELDPTLDDYQLASALVREAGQLALLMRMGGLQGERKTSVSDVVTAADHAAEAYVLEQLRRCRPEDGILGEEGASVAGTSGRTWVIDPVDGTYNFLHGSTYWCSAIALKRDSPEHGTSPAADPEVLLGAIYQPELDKLWLGGEEHPATLNGEPISGSGDRAVGEISAATYIHPTWLADPRTAMPWHAAAITAASLRMFGSGSCDLGRVADGELGCWFQHSCPEWDWLPGKAIVRAAGGDTAVVKVNGLNWFVAGGPTAVRELSAALTSVPQFA; the protein is encoded by the coding sequence ATGACCACCGGCAGGCACACCGCAACTGAACTTGATCCCACCCTCGATGACTACCAACTGGCCAGCGCCCTGGTCCGTGAGGCAGGCCAGTTGGCGCTGCTCATGCGCATGGGCGGCCTCCAAGGCGAACGGAAGACCTCAGTGTCCGACGTCGTCACGGCAGCCGATCACGCGGCCGAGGCTTACGTCCTGGAACAGTTGCGGCGTTGTCGGCCCGAGGATGGCATCCTCGGAGAAGAAGGCGCCTCCGTCGCCGGAACCAGTGGCCGGACCTGGGTGATCGACCCCGTGGATGGCACCTACAACTTCCTGCACGGATCCACGTACTGGTGCTCAGCGATCGCCCTCAAGCGGGACAGCCCGGAGCACGGAACCAGCCCGGCAGCGGACCCTGAGGTGCTGCTCGGAGCCATCTACCAGCCTGAGCTGGACAAGCTGTGGCTGGGTGGGGAAGAACACCCCGCCACCTTGAACGGAGAACCGATCTCCGGGTCCGGCGATCGGGCCGTGGGTGAAATCAGTGCGGCCACCTACATCCACCCCACCTGGCTGGCCGATCCCCGCACGGCAATGCCTTGGCACGCTGCGGCGATCACAGCCGCCTCGTTGCGCATGTTCGGCTCGGGTTCCTGTGATCTCGGGCGCGTTGCGGACGGCGAGCTCGGATGCTGGTTCCAGCACAGCTGCCCCGAATGGGACTGGCTCCCCGGCAAAGCGATTGTCCGCGCAGCAGGCGGGGACACCGCCGTCGTGAAAGTGAACGGGCTGAACTGGTTCGTCGCGGGAGGCCCGACGGCGGTACGTGAGTTGAGCGCTGCCCTCACCTCTGTTCCCCAGTTTGCCTAG
- the pcrA gene encoding DNA helicase PcrA: MDMLFDPYADGPFKAGTKAAVKAAPELSHPGGGAAGARVQGGSGGSTDTAGGPATGGWGNSGGSGLPSADALLQGLNPQQEEAVKHAGTPLLIVAGAGSGKTRVLSNRIAYLIATKRAHHGEILAITFTNKAAAEMRERIEALVGGRAKAMWISTFHSSCVRILRREATTVGLNSNFSIYDSADSLRLITLVSKNLDLDPKKFAPKAIQHKISALKNELIDADSYASTANYNDPFDTAVAEVFKGYTQRLRQANAMDFDDLIAETVYMFRAFPALAESYRRRFRHVLVDEYQDTNHAQYALVREIVGVGTDTSVQPSELTVVGDSDQSIYAFRGADIRNIVEFEADYPNARTIKLEQNYRSTQNILSAANSVISRNPNRQEKRLWTAEGDGEKIIGYVGENEHDEAQFIAKEIDRLQDEEGLRPGDVAIFYRTNAQSRSIEDVLVRVGLPYKVVGGTRFYERKEIKDALAYLRVLVNPDDDVNLRRILNEPKRGIGDRAEGAVAALAERERSSFMAAARRADQAPGMASRSVNLVLGFVKLMDDLAEVASGSGAAAALEAVLEQTGYLAGLRASTDPQDESRVENLAELVAVVREYERDNPEGSLGEFLEQVSLVADADQIPDAPGADIDAAVAEAKRMGVVTLMTLHTAKGLEFPVVFLTGMEHGIFPHQRSATDPKELAEERRLAYVGLTRARKRLYVTRSEVRSMWGQSQYNPASQFLEEIPSELVEWKREGMSRQAGGWGGAPIGSNRYGGSFWGAGTSRGAAASPTAGFDADVPAAVARNRVQPQKEVISVVVGDKVNHTSFGNGVVLGVEGAGDKTVAKVKFDVGEKRLLLRYAPLTKLDA; encoded by the coding sequence ATGGATATGTTGTTTGACCCCTACGCAGACGGACCCTTCAAAGCAGGCACCAAGGCCGCAGTCAAGGCTGCCCCGGAGCTTTCCCACCCCGGGGGAGGCGCTGCCGGCGCCCGCGTCCAAGGGGGCAGCGGCGGGTCGACGGACACTGCCGGAGGGCCGGCGACCGGAGGATGGGGCAACAGCGGAGGGTCCGGACTTCCCTCTGCCGATGCACTCCTGCAAGGGCTGAACCCGCAGCAGGAAGAAGCCGTCAAACACGCGGGCACTCCCTTGCTGATCGTGGCCGGTGCAGGGTCCGGCAAAACCCGTGTCCTCAGTAACAGGATCGCCTACCTGATCGCCACCAAGCGTGCCCACCACGGCGAAATCCTGGCCATCACCTTCACCAACAAGGCTGCAGCCGAAATGCGGGAACGCATCGAAGCGCTGGTCGGCGGGCGGGCCAAGGCCATGTGGATCTCCACCTTCCACTCCTCCTGCGTCCGGATCCTGCGGAGGGAAGCCACCACGGTGGGGCTGAACTCGAACTTCTCCATCTATGACTCAGCGGACTCCTTGCGCCTGATCACCCTGGTGTCCAAGAACCTGGACCTAGACCCCAAGAAGTTTGCGCCCAAGGCCATCCAGCACAAGATCTCGGCACTCAAGAATGAGCTGATCGACGCCGATTCCTATGCCTCCACCGCGAACTACAACGACCCCTTCGATACAGCGGTTGCCGAGGTTTTCAAGGGCTATACACAGCGGCTCCGCCAAGCCAATGCCATGGACTTTGACGACCTCATTGCAGAGACCGTCTACATGTTCCGGGCCTTCCCGGCGCTCGCAGAGTCCTACAGGCGCCGGTTCCGGCACGTGCTGGTGGATGAATACCAGGACACCAACCATGCCCAGTACGCCTTGGTCCGGGAAATCGTGGGAGTGGGAACGGACACCAGTGTCCAGCCGAGCGAGCTGACAGTGGTGGGCGATTCGGACCAGTCCATCTACGCCTTCCGTGGCGCGGACATCCGCAACATCGTGGAGTTCGAAGCCGATTACCCCAACGCCCGCACCATCAAGCTCGAGCAGAACTACCGCTCCACCCAGAACATCCTTAGCGCGGCCAACTCCGTGATCTCACGCAATCCCAACCGCCAGGAGAAGCGCCTGTGGACTGCGGAGGGCGATGGCGAAAAGATCATCGGCTACGTGGGCGAGAACGAGCACGACGAAGCCCAGTTCATTGCCAAGGAAATTGACCGGCTGCAGGACGAGGAAGGATTGCGTCCGGGGGACGTCGCCATCTTCTACCGCACCAACGCCCAGTCCCGTTCCATTGAAGACGTGCTGGTCCGGGTGGGCCTGCCGTACAAGGTTGTGGGCGGCACCCGGTTCTATGAGCGCAAGGAAATCAAGGACGCCTTGGCGTACCTTCGCGTCCTGGTGAACCCCGATGACGACGTCAACCTGCGCCGCATCCTCAACGAACCCAAGCGGGGAATCGGGGATCGGGCTGAAGGCGCGGTGGCTGCCCTGGCCGAACGTGAGCGCTCCTCCTTCATGGCCGCCGCCCGACGCGCCGACCAAGCGCCCGGAATGGCCAGCCGTTCGGTCAACCTGGTTCTTGGCTTCGTGAAACTCATGGATGACCTTGCTGAGGTGGCATCGGGTTCAGGCGCCGCTGCCGCTTTGGAAGCCGTACTGGAGCAGACGGGATACCTTGCCGGATTGCGCGCCAGTACGGATCCGCAGGATGAATCCCGGGTGGAAAACCTCGCCGAACTGGTTGCCGTGGTCCGTGAGTACGAACGCGACAACCCGGAAGGTTCCCTGGGGGAGTTCCTGGAACAGGTCTCCTTGGTAGCCGACGCCGACCAGATCCCCGATGCACCGGGCGCTGACATCGACGCCGCAGTGGCAGAGGCAAAGCGCATGGGTGTGGTCACGCTCATGACCCTGCACACCGCCAAGGGCCTGGAGTTCCCGGTGGTCTTCCTGACCGGCATGGAACACGGGATCTTCCCGCACCAGCGCTCGGCCACGGACCCTAAGGAGCTCGCGGAAGAACGCCGGCTGGCATACGTGGGCCTGACCCGCGCCCGCAAGCGCCTCTACGTCACGCGTTCCGAAGTCCGCAGCATGTGGGGCCAAAGCCAGTACAACCCCGCCAGCCAATTCCTCGAGGAAATCCCCTCCGAACTCGTGGAGTGGAAGCGCGAAGGTATGAGCCGCCAAGCCGGTGGCTGGGGAGGCGCCCCCATCGGCTCCAACCGGTACGGTGGTTCGTTCTGGGGGGCGGGCACCTCACGCGGGGCTGCCGCAAGCCCCACAGCAGGGTTCGACGCCGACGTTCCTGCCGCTGTCGCCCGCAACCGGGTGCAGCCGCAGAAGGAAGTTATTTCCGTGGTGGTGGGGGACAAGGTCAACCACACGAGCTTCGGCAATGGCGTGGTGTTGGGCGTCGAGGGCGCCGGAGACAAGACGGTAGCCAAGGTGAAGTTCGACGTCGGCGAGAAGCGCCTGCTGCTGAGGTACGCGCCGCTGACAAAACTCGATGCTTGA
- a CDS encoding putative Ig domain-containing protein — protein MGAFVGERRLRGKAARLLLVGAVPSALALQFAPPGIADAEPSPTGSPAATASPTPTASPNPSASTSPTPTPTAISGATQPALAEPGVTNPPATNPAAPQQEPPAPAVADLADPLTVRSYVDRGYLTKAYDAPLVISGGTAPYTATVSNVPPGLTFDPASLRFTGMPTQAGYFRMPVTVTDSSEPALSLVQEVAIDFFDYAPPNFRTVTNSEKFTDGVVGAWYSESILVWTVGGQPYTTAVVSGALPPGMSWGRNAASGTPTAAGTYTFTVRFSDLYESIDAQFTLTVRASRPQPTGFAVPAAVLGEPYSAKIASVTGGVAPYDFWWATPRHMAGSLSWHDPGPDGLTIDDNGVLQGIPTRAGSFQIFVYFSDSGLYKQWVFSTVVTVLETRPPAENPPPAAEAPAPPAAVTPAGAVVPASSAEYGNSEYGSAELAATGLESGRLRTLLWAAAAMFAAGVALVVFNSLRRRRGSTA, from the coding sequence GTGGGCGCTTTTGTTGGGGAACGTCGTTTGCGGGGCAAGGCCGCGAGGCTGCTGCTGGTGGGGGCCGTGCCAAGCGCCCTGGCGCTCCAGTTCGCTCCGCCTGGGATAGCCGATGCGGAGCCGTCACCAACCGGGAGTCCGGCAGCAACCGCCAGCCCGACGCCGACGGCCAGCCCGAACCCATCGGCAAGCACCAGTCCAACGCCGACACCCACTGCCATTTCCGGGGCCACCCAGCCGGCCCTCGCGGAACCGGGGGTGACCAATCCGCCCGCGACGAATCCGGCCGCGCCGCAGCAAGAGCCACCTGCACCAGCTGTAGCGGACCTCGCTGATCCATTGACTGTGCGCTCTTACGTGGACAGGGGGTACCTCACCAAGGCGTACGATGCGCCGCTGGTGATTTCCGGAGGAACAGCACCTTACACCGCCACCGTCAGTAACGTCCCGCCCGGTCTGACGTTCGACCCAGCGAGCCTCAGATTCACCGGCATGCCCACCCAAGCGGGCTACTTCCGGATGCCTGTCACGGTGACGGATTCATCAGAGCCCGCGCTATCACTTGTCCAGGAGGTCGCAATAGACTTTTTCGACTACGCACCGCCCAACTTCAGGACGGTGACTAACTCGGAGAAGTTCACTGACGGCGTCGTTGGAGCCTGGTACAGCGAGAGCATCCTGGTCTGGACAGTGGGTGGGCAGCCATACACCACGGCTGTGGTTTCAGGTGCTCTTCCGCCGGGGATGTCGTGGGGGCGGAACGCCGCTTCCGGCACTCCGACTGCGGCGGGAACGTACACCTTCACTGTGCGGTTCTCGGACCTCTATGAATCCATCGATGCGCAGTTCACCTTGACTGTCCGCGCCTCAAGGCCACAGCCCACGGGTTTCGCCGTTCCAGCGGCAGTCTTGGGTGAACCGTATTCTGCGAAGATCGCCTCCGTCACCGGGGGCGTGGCTCCCTATGATTTTTGGTGGGCGACGCCCCGCCATATGGCCGGTAGCCTGTCGTGGCACGATCCGGGACCGGACGGGCTCACTATTGATGACAATGGCGTGTTGCAAGGCATCCCTACCAGGGCCGGGTCTTTCCAGATCTTTGTGTACTTCAGTGACTCTGGTCTGTACAAACAGTGGGTGTTCTCTACGGTCGTGACCGTCCTCGAAACCCGGCCGCCCGCGGAGAACCCGCCGCCGGCTGCCGAGGCGCCAGCACCTCCAGCGGCGGTGACTCCGGCAGGAGCGGTGGTCCCGGCGTCGAGCGCTGAATATGGCAACTCTGAATACGGCAGCGCTGAACTCGCGGCGACCGGCCTGGAATCCGGAAGACTGCGCACCTTGCTGTGGGCAGCTGCCGCCATGTTTGCGGCGGGCGTCGCGCTGGTGGTCTTCAACAGCCTCCGGCGCCGCCGAGGCAGTACGGCGTGA
- the sucC gene encoding ADP-forming succinate--CoA ligase subunit beta, with amino-acid sequence MDLFEYQARDMFEAHGVPVLAGIVAHTPEEAKAAAEKIGGVTVVKAQVKVGGRGKAGGVKVAKTAEEALEHSTNILGMDIKGHTVNKVMIAQGADIAEEFYFSVLLDRANRNYLAMCSVEGGMEIEQLAVERPEALAKIAIDPAVGIDQAKADEIVAEAGFAEELRGKVADVILKLWDVFKKEDATLVEVNPLVRTGAGEIVALDGKVSLDENADFRHVHHSTLEDKDAADPLEAKAKAQDLNYVKLDGEVGIIGNGAGLVMSTLDVVAYAGEKHGNVKPANFLDIGGGASAEVMANGLDVILGDSQVKSVFVNVFGGITACDAVAKGIVGALAELGTSANKPLVVRLDGNNVEEGRRILTEANHPLVTLAATMDEGADKAAELANAAK; translated from the coding sequence GTGGACCTGTTTGAATATCAGGCGCGCGATATGTTCGAAGCGCACGGTGTACCCGTGCTCGCCGGCATCGTGGCGCACACTCCTGAAGAAGCAAAGGCAGCTGCCGAGAAGATCGGCGGCGTAACTGTCGTCAAGGCACAGGTTAAGGTTGGTGGCCGCGGCAAGGCTGGCGGCGTCAAGGTTGCCAAGACTGCCGAAGAGGCGCTTGAGCACTCCACCAACATCCTGGGCATGGATATCAAGGGCCACACCGTCAACAAGGTGATGATCGCCCAGGGCGCAGACATCGCCGAAGAGTTCTACTTCTCGGTCCTCCTGGACCGCGCCAACCGCAACTACCTGGCCATGTGCTCGGTAGAGGGCGGCATGGAGATCGAACAGCTTGCCGTTGAGCGTCCCGAGGCCCTGGCCAAGATCGCCATCGACCCCGCTGTGGGCATCGACCAGGCCAAGGCCGACGAAATCGTCGCCGAAGCAGGTTTCGCTGAAGAACTGCGCGGCAAAGTCGCCGACGTCATTCTGAAGCTCTGGGATGTCTTCAAGAAGGAAGACGCAACCCTGGTTGAGGTCAACCCGCTGGTCCGCACCGGTGCAGGCGAAATTGTTGCCCTCGACGGCAAGGTCTCCCTGGACGAGAACGCCGACTTCCGCCACGTGCACCACTCCACGTTGGAAGACAAAGACGCAGCTGACCCGCTCGAGGCCAAGGCCAAGGCGCAGGACCTCAACTACGTCAAGCTTGACGGCGAAGTAGGCATCATCGGCAACGGCGCCGGCCTCGTGATGTCCACCCTCGACGTCGTTGCTTACGCCGGCGAAAAGCACGGCAACGTCAAGCCCGCCAACTTCCTGGACATCGGCGGTGGAGCTTCCGCCGAGGTCATGGCCAACGGTCTGGACGTCATCCTTGGCGATTCCCAGGTCAAGAGCGTGTTCGTGAACGTCTTCGGTGGCATCACCGCGTGCGACGCCGTGGCAAAGGGCATCGTGGGTGCACTTGCTGAGCTTGGTACCTCTGCGAACAAGCCGCTGGTAGTCCGCCTCGACGGCAACAACGTTGAGGAAGGCCGCCGCATCCTGACCGAGGCCAACCACCCGCTGGTTACCCTGGCCGCCACCATGGACGAGGGCGCCGACAAGGCTGCCGAGCTCGCCAACGCAGCTAAGTAA